One Hemibagrus wyckioides isolate EC202008001 linkage group LG09, SWU_Hwy_1.0, whole genome shotgun sequence DNA segment encodes these proteins:
- the zbtb42 gene encoding zinc finger and BTB domain-containing protein 18.2 produces MEFPDHSRHLLQCLSQQRHQGFLCDCTVLVGAARFRAHRAVLASCSMYFHLFYRDQLDTHDVVRLNSDIVTAPAFSLLLEFMYEGKLEFSTLPVEDVLAAASYLHMYDIVKVCKGRLKEKELSCLDEKLVDSVSLSCLDRESLHDREIEPCKIPLRGQMADDMDMDDITDCDRPALARQKANGHLSGSPDLVGVNYVSAEAEAHVRTAGKTNVDVSGASQRSRAPDDTDSALDLSLKALSGRDVGQLALDRQQQGIEMHARDEHGTLSVKEEGGGASFGNSVPMTGFDALFRGKNGTLLPPEEHLMMEDEEEEVVGLDADEEEEGVGGRVGVLVAQRARSHSREGSEEARGRSEVHSEEDEDDDELASTDITALLPPAGTVPVCVCPLCSKAFPTPHALQPHLSAHFREREGARTKLSPDASVPTCAQCGKTFSCAYTLKRHERTHSGEKPYTCGTCGKSFQYSHNLSRHAVVHTREKPHACKWCERRFTQSGDLYRHIRKFHCALVKTLSVG; encoded by the coding sequence ATGGAGTTCCCAGACCACAGCCGCCACTTGCTGCAGTGCCTTAGTCAGCAGCGTCACCAGGGCTTCCTGTGCGACTGCACGGTGCTGGTTGGCGCGGCACGGTTCCGTGCGCACCGGGCCGTTCTGGCCTCGTGCAGCATGTACTTCCACCTTTTCTACCGGGACCAGCTGGACACCCATGACGTGGTGCGACTGAACAGCGACATTGTGACAGCACCAGCATTCAGCCTGCTCCTCGAGTTCATGTACGAGGGTAAGCTCGAGTTCAGCACGCTGCCGGTGGAGGATGTGCTGGCCGCCGCCAGTTATCTGCATATGTATGACATTGTCAAAGTGTGCAAGGGAAGACTGAAAGAAAAGGAGCTGTCCTGCCTGGATGAGAAACTTGTTGACAGTGTGAGTTTGAGCTGCCTGGACAGGGAGAGCTTGCATGACAGGGAGATAGAGCCCTGCAAAATCCCCTTGAGAGGCCAAATGGCAGATGACATGGACATGGATGACATCACAGATTGCGATAGGCCAGCACTGGCAAGGCAGAAGGCTAACGGTCACCTTAGTGGGTCTCCGGACCTTGTAGGTGTCAATTATGTGTCAGCCGAGGCCGAGGCCCATGTGCGAACAGCTGGAAAAACGAATGTGGACGTCAGCGGTGCGTCCCAAAGGTCCCGGGCGCCCGATGACACGGACAGTGCGCTGGACTTGTCTTTGAAGGCTCTGTCGGGCAGAGATGTGGGACAGCTGGCCCTCGACAGGCAGCAGCAGGGCATAGAGATGCACGCTCGAGACGAACACGGCACGctgtcagtgaaggaggaggGTGGGGGTGCCAGCTTTGGGAATAGTGTGCCCATGACAGGGTTCGATGCCCTCTTTCGGGGCAAAAATGGCACTCTGCTGCCCCCGGAGGAGCACCTGAtgatggaggatgaggaggaggaggtggtggggtTGGACgctgatgaagaggaggagggggtgGGAGGAAGGGTGGGGGTTTTAGTGGCACAAAGGGCACGTAGCCACAGCCGAGAGGGGAGCGAGGAGGCTCGAGGAAGAAGTGAAGTGCACAGTGAGGAGGACGAGGACGACGACGAGCTGGCCTCCACGGACATCACTGCACTCCTGCCACCGGCAGGCACTGTTCCAGTCTGTGTGTGCCCGCTATGCAGCAAGGCATTCCCAACGCCACACGCTCTGCAGCCGCACCTGAGCGCGCACTTCCGCGAGCGGGAGGGTGCCCGCACCAAGCTCTCGCCCGACGCTTCGGTGCCCACCTGTGCTCAGTGTGGCAAGACCTTCTCGTGTGCGTACACATTAAAGCGGCACGAGCGCACACACTCGGGCGAGAAGCCCTACACGTGTGGCACGTGCGGCAAGAGCTTCCAGTACTCGCACAACCTGAGTAGGCACGCTGTGGTGCACACACGTGAGAAACCTCACGCCTGCAAGTGGTGCGAGCGCCGCTTCACACAGTCAGGAGACCTGTACCGCCATATTCGCAAGTTCCACTGCGCCCTCGTCAAGACCCTCTCTGTCGGATAA
- the siva1 gene encoding apoptosis regulatory protein Siva, with translation MPKRSCPFTDSFSTQYKIHVGQKELLHGVFGNKYRQEVYEKTKNLLFSGTRAVMGRIWKVDAEGKCSDVDVCNQGVVTPANNQLLLRGQTLIGFDGKLKKAKAVSGSAIAPAVCAVCQRSSGVRTACSQCDRPACPACMQQCSSCSSSCCSVCTITDYTDRYDRILCCSCSSC, from the exons ATGCCTAAAAGGTCGTGTCCTTTCACCGACTCGTTTTCGACACAGTATAAAATCCATGTTGGACAAAAGGAGCTCCTGCATGGAGTTTTCGGAAACAAGTACAGACAGGAAGTTTACG AAAAGACCAAGAACCTGCTCTTCAGTGGCACCCGAGCAGTCATGGGGCGAATTTGGAAGGTGGATGCCGAGGGGAAGTGCTCTGATGTGGACGTGTGCAATCAGGGTGTTGTGACTCCTGCAAATAATCAGCTGCTACTCCGAGGACAGACTCTGATCGGGTTTGATGGGAAACTGAAGAAAGCCAAAGCAGTTTCAG GCAGTGCGATCGCTCCGGCTGTATGCGCCGTGTGTCAGAGGTCCTCAGGAGTGCGGACGGCTTGCTCTCAGTGCGATCGCCCTGCGTGTCCTGCCTGCATGCAGCAGTGCAGCAGCTGTTCCAGCTCCTGCTGCTCTGTCTGCACGATCACAGA TTACACAGACCGCTATGACCGGATCCTCTGCTGTAGCTGCTCTTCATGCTGA